A single region of the Rhinoraja longicauda isolate Sanriku21f chromosome 12, sRhiLon1.1, whole genome shotgun sequence genome encodes:
- the LOC144598475 gene encoding TLR adapter interacting with SLC15A4 on the lysosome-like, which produces MLSEGFICGIPYWKEYQGESRSEQRQRRYDDMSHELRSVNDHLECPHSDSSNVALSLLERCKSFGRSFGSSGRERKVTPLLQVSKVTPIPRQASLVVDIPGSSGVSKDTYFVPSCCKSICDNYNDLQIAGDHVLPIDSETSGLTSQSSHEANIGPFLYSLEIPSSESPKLSELPNKPSNSDTSCSRNSSAKYKSIIQHSQPLTNSILNDYLEQKVLELYKQYIMDSMVNSASPTKIMESELIMNNVDQISMQISREQNMETTKAKDIVISCLLRLASEIQSNEFSTPNLQISS; this is translated from the coding sequence ATGTTAAGTGAAGGcttcatctgtggaattccctactGGAAAGAATACCAAGGGGAAAGCCGGAGTGAGCAGAGACAACGAAGGTATGATGACATGTCACATGAGTTGAGGTCAGTCAATGACCATCTGGAGTGCCCTCATTCTGATTCATCAAATGTGGCTCTGTCACTTCTTGAAAGGTGCAAGTCATTCGGCAGATCGTTCGGATCGAGTGGACGGGAAAGGAAGGTAACGCCATTGttacaggtctccaaggtgaccCCCATTCCCAGGCAGGCATCTTTGGTTGTGGACATCCCAGGAAGTTCTGGTGTGAGCAAGGATACATATTTTGTCCCCTCCTGTTGCAAAAGCATTTGTGACAATTACAATGACCTGCAGATTGCTGGAGATCATGTCTTGCCAATTGATTCGGAGACGTCTGGTCTGACATCCCAAAGCAGCCATGAAGCAAATATAGGTCCAttcttgtattcgctggaaattCCTTCGTCAGAGTCTCCTAAACTGTCAGAGTTGCCAAACAAGCCGTCCAACAGTGACACATCTTGCTCGCGCAACAGCAGTGCTAAATACAAAAGCATCATCCAACACTCTCAACCCCTCACCAACTCGATCCTCAATGACTATCTCGAGCAGAAGGTTCTCGAACTCTACAAGCAGTACATAATGGACAGCATGGTGAACAGTGCATCACCAACAAAAATAATGGAATCCGAGCTGATAATGAACAACGTTGACCAAATCAGCATGCAGATATCACGAGAGCAGAACATGGAAACTACCAAAGCCAAAGACATTGTTATCAGCTGCCTATTGCGACTTGCAAGTGAAATTCAATCAAATGAATTTAGTACGCCAAATTTACAGATATCTTCATGA